From the genome of Haloterrigena sp. KLK7, one region includes:
- a CDS encoding SDR family oxidoreductase: MDLELDENSALVTASSSGLGFASAEALAEEGANVMICGRDEERLEETREELAEVGDGEVRATPTDLTDPDEVSHLVSETVDAFGGIDHLVTSSGGPPSTTFLETDEQDWYQAYDLLVMSVVWTIENAHEHLLESEYGTITCITSRTVREVADGLLLSNSVRRGVIGLVKTVSREFAPEIRANAVLPGTIETPRIEELIEANIERGVYEDYEEGLADMSSDIPMDRLGEPSELGDVVALLSSPRGSFVNGVALPIDGGLLRS, from the coding sequence ATGGACCTCGAACTCGACGAGAACAGCGCACTGGTGACGGCCTCCTCGAGCGGCCTCGGCTTCGCGAGCGCCGAGGCCCTGGCCGAGGAGGGCGCGAACGTGATGATCTGCGGACGCGACGAGGAGCGCCTCGAGGAGACCCGCGAGGAACTCGCCGAGGTCGGCGACGGCGAGGTTCGGGCGACGCCGACCGACCTCACGGACCCCGACGAGGTCTCCCACCTCGTCAGCGAGACGGTCGACGCCTTCGGCGGGATCGATCACCTCGTCACCTCCTCGGGCGGTCCGCCGAGTACGACCTTCCTCGAGACCGACGAACAGGACTGGTACCAGGCCTACGACCTGCTGGTGATGAGCGTCGTCTGGACGATCGAGAACGCCCACGAGCACCTCCTCGAGTCCGAGTACGGGACGATCACCTGCATCACGTCCCGAACGGTCCGCGAGGTGGCCGACGGCCTCCTGCTGTCGAACTCCGTGCGCCGCGGCGTGATCGGCCTCGTCAAGACGGTCTCGCGGGAGTTCGCGCCCGAGATCCGCGCGAACGCGGTCCTCCCGGGAACGATCGAGACGCCCCGCATCGAGGAGCTCATCGAGGCGAACATCGAGCGCGGCGTCTACGAGGACTACGAGGAGGGGCTGGCGGACATGTCGAGCGACATCCCGATGGACCGCCTCGGCGAGCCCAGCGAACTGGGCGACGTCGTGGCGCTGCTCTCGAGTCCCCGCGGAAGTTTCGTCAACGGCGTCGCGCTCCCGATCGACGGCGGGCTGTTGCGGAGTTAG
- a CDS encoding ATP-dependent helicase: protein MATTETKVTRLFGGPGSGKTTALLDHVEEILEEEGVTFRDILVVSYTRAAAQEVRERLAERLGESPRALQGNVCTMHAKAYELLDLSRSDVIGESDKEEFCEQYGLEYEDEYSGAGRRTARSTTIGNKVIATSQWLQRTRRDVTDWYDVPFQWNDEEVRLPPEIDPNAQEGNKYTPTWPSDDDRIDVPEAIRAWRSYKGEEGKIGFADMLERVAQRSLLPNVDFLVIDEFQDITTLQYDVYEEWKPHMRQVLIAGDDDQVVYSWQGADPALLLDEEVDEDVILPNSYRLPSNVLNAVNKEIRHIETRQDKDLKPRKEGGAVEARANASMLDVVRNVRRTLNQTDGTVMVLFRARYQMFQFIDEFITEGVPFTSLTDQRMWTDRLTQYVRAVEAIDEGEDVTGLQARRLADMLQESAFGTNDRDDLFDTIDDRQEEAGIDDLEELMIPADVVEDHVPFMPGPASAADMVRKVTNFQTKSVQSYFAIGEYLGMETDRVRVGTIHSAKGREADHVIVGTDLTEKVVEQMVATVDDPTDIPGCEEFTKNTSPVPVLTDNERRVFYVGMSRARERLVLLENLVDGAPTLPIDVLLNNRLTEMPLEELVEQAQQPQDADADDNEVEAEAP from the coding sequence ATGGCTACCACGGAGACGAAGGTGACCCGGTTGTTCGGTGGTCCGGGCAGCGGGAAGACCACTGCCCTGCTCGACCACGTCGAAGAGATCCTCGAGGAGGAGGGCGTGACCTTCCGGGATATCCTCGTCGTCTCGTACACGCGAGCGGCAGCACAGGAGGTTCGTGAGCGACTGGCCGAGCGACTCGGCGAGAGTCCCCGCGCGCTGCAGGGGAACGTCTGTACGATGCACGCGAAGGCCTACGAGCTGCTGGACCTCTCCCGAAGCGACGTCATCGGCGAGTCCGACAAGGAGGAGTTCTGCGAGCAGTACGGCCTCGAGTACGAGGACGAGTACTCGGGCGCCGGTCGCCGCACCGCCCGATCGACGACGATCGGCAACAAGGTCATCGCGACCAGTCAGTGGCTCCAGCGGACGCGACGGGACGTCACGGACTGGTACGACGTTCCCTTCCAGTGGAACGACGAGGAGGTCCGACTGCCGCCCGAGATCGACCCCAACGCCCAGGAGGGCAACAAGTACACCCCGACCTGGCCCAGCGACGACGATCGGATCGACGTCCCCGAGGCGATCCGCGCCTGGCGCTCCTACAAGGGCGAGGAGGGCAAGATCGGCTTCGCGGACATGCTCGAGCGGGTCGCACAGCGCTCTCTGCTGCCGAACGTCGACTTCCTGGTGATCGACGAGTTTCAGGACATCACCACGCTGCAGTACGACGTCTACGAGGAGTGGAAACCCCACATGCGGCAGGTGCTGATCGCCGGCGACGACGACCAGGTCGTCTACTCCTGGCAGGGCGCCGATCCCGCGCTCCTACTCGACGAGGAAGTCGACGAGGACGTCATTCTCCCCAACTCCTACCGACTGCCGTCGAACGTCCTCAACGCGGTGAACAAGGAGATTCGCCACATCGAGACGCGCCAGGACAAGGACTTAAAGCCCCGTAAGGAGGGCGGCGCCGTCGAAGCCCGCGCGAACGCGTCGATGCTCGACGTCGTCAGGAACGTTCGGCGGACGCTCAACCAGACTGACGGCACCGTCATGGTGTTGTTCCGGGCGCGCTACCAGATGTTCCAGTTCATCGACGAGTTCATCACCGAGGGCGTCCCCTTCACGTCGCTGACCGACCAGCGGATGTGGACCGACCGACTCACCCAGTACGTCCGGGCCGTCGAGGCCATCGACGAGGGCGAGGACGTCACCGGTCTGCAGGCGCGGCGACTCGCCGACATGCTTCAGGAGTCGGCCTTCGGGACCAACGATCGCGACGACCTGTTCGACACAATCGACGACCGCCAGGAGGAGGCCGGCATCGACGACCTCGAGGAGCTCATGATCCCCGCCGACGTCGTCGAGGACCACGTCCCGTTCATGCCCGGTCCCGCCTCGGCGGCCGACATGGTCCGGAAGGTCACCAACTTCCAGACGAAGAGCGTCCAGTCGTACTTCGCGATCGGCGAGTACCTCGGGATGGAGACCGACCGCGTCCGCGTGGGCACGATCCACTCCGCGAAGGGTCGCGAGGCCGACCACGTCATCGTCGGCACCGACCTCACCGAGAAGGTCGTCGAGCAGATGGTCGCCACCGTCGACGACCCCACTGACATTCCCGGCTGCGAGGAGTTCACCAAGAACACGTCGCCGGTTCCCGTCCTGACCGACAACGAACGCCGCGTCTTCTACGTCGGCATGTCCCGGGCCCGCGAACGGCTCGTGCTCCTCGAGAACCTGGTCGACGGCGCGCCGACGCTCCCGATCGACGTCCTGCTCAACAACCGGCTGACCGAGATGCCGCTGGAGGAACTGGTCGAGCAGGCCCAGCAGCCCCAGGACGCCGACGCGGACGACAACGAGGTCGAAGCCGAAGCGCCGTGA
- a CDS encoding riboflavin synthase produces the protein MFTGIVEETGEIVARERTDDGLRLRIGADEVATGLEHGQSISVSGVCLTVERFEPSAWFEVFLATETVERTYLGALEEGDVVNLERAMPADGRFDGHVVQGHVDAVATVTDIESVEEDWFFEFELPEGYGRYVVEKGSITLDGISLTVADLDEAAGRVTVAIIPTTYELTTLSEKSVGDPVHLEVDVLAKYVERLLEARFE, from the coding sequence ATGTTCACGGGAATCGTCGAGGAGACCGGCGAGATCGTCGCCCGCGAGCGGACCGACGACGGGCTCCGTCTTCGCATCGGCGCCGACGAGGTCGCGACGGGCCTCGAGCACGGCCAGAGCATCAGCGTCAGCGGCGTCTGTCTGACGGTCGAACGCTTCGAACCGAGCGCGTGGTTCGAGGTCTTCCTCGCGACCGAGACGGTCGAGCGGACCTATCTGGGCGCACTCGAGGAGGGGGACGTCGTCAACTTAGAGCGGGCGATGCCGGCCGACGGCCGGTTCGACGGCCACGTCGTGCAGGGCCACGTCGACGCGGTGGCGACGGTGACGGATATCGAGTCCGTGGAGGAGGACTGGTTCTTCGAGTTCGAACTGCCCGAGGGGTACGGCCGCTACGTCGTCGAGAAGGGGTCGATCACGCTCGACGGAATTAGCCTCACCGTCGCCGACTTAGACGAGGCCGCGGGTCGGGTGACCGTCGCCATCATCCCGACGACCTACGAGCTCACGACGCTTTCGGAGAAGTCGGTCGGCGATCCGGTCCACCTCGAGGTCGACGTCCTCGCGAAGTACGTCGAACGACTGCTCGAAGCGCGGTTCGAGTGA
- a CDS encoding M24 family metallopeptidase, translating into MTDADSTAGDAVDTATAPAGDVATRLESLLTDTLERRDAAAFVHVGTPRDPGIRYCRSALEDVEGRSTADRERTLTAVAFDGDAGEWIAVTAADASSHPARALASRLADRVDGGTVLTPARLPHDAALYLEEADFEPASTDVLERARAAKTPAERERIAAAQTAAAAGIRRAAALLADATVADGRLAADGEAVTPAHLRTVIDEGVVAAGAFPAGNTVVNPDPGHAPSSRDAADEPLRPAEPIVLETAPRGPDGYHGGLVRTLVVDGDGGRERRAHVGATQSFRSAAAMLTADAESVTAVEADLEAEVRAFGFEDPDAVATRVGGVGLEPRERPLAGGDEIGPGSVVRLESAVRVDGDRWLRIADLLVKGDAGERATYLAAPSRSLEPRALLEE; encoded by the coding sequence GTGACCGACGCCGACTCGACCGCGGGCGACGCGGTCGACACTGCCACCGCCCCCGCAGGCGACGTCGCCACGCGCCTCGAGTCGCTTCTCACCGACACCCTCGAGCGACGCGACGCCGCGGCGTTCGTCCACGTCGGGACTCCGCGCGATCCGGGGATCCGGTACTGTCGGTCGGCCCTCGAGGATGTCGAGGGCCGGTCGACGGCCGATCGAGAGCGGACGCTCACGGCCGTCGCGTTCGACGGCGACGCCGGCGAGTGGATCGCGGTCACGGCCGCCGACGCGTCGTCCCATCCCGCTCGGGCGCTCGCCTCGCGACTGGCCGACCGCGTCGACGGCGGGACGGTCCTGACGCCGGCGCGGCTGCCCCACGACGCCGCGCTCTACCTCGAGGAGGCCGACTTCGAACCGGCCTCGACGGACGTCCTCGAACGCGCTCGAGCGGCGAAGACGCCGGCCGAACGCGAGCGGATCGCCGCGGCCCAGACCGCCGCGGCCGCCGGTATCCGTCGAGCGGCCGCGCTGCTCGCCGACGCGACGGTCGCGGACGGCCGCCTCGCGGCCGACGGCGAGGCCGTGACGCCGGCCCACCTCCGGACGGTAATCGACGAGGGCGTCGTGGCAGCGGGCGCGTTTCCAGCCGGTAACACCGTCGTTAACCCCGATCCCGGACACGCGCCCTCGAGTCGCGACGCGGCCGACGAACCACTTCGCCCCGCCGAGCCGATCGTCCTCGAGACGGCGCCACGCGGCCCGGACGGTTACCACGGCGGTCTCGTCCGCACGCTCGTCGTCGACGGCGACGGCGGCCGGGAGCGGCGGGCCCACGTCGGCGCGACCCAGTCGTTTCGCTCCGCGGCGGCGATGCTGACCGCCGACGCCGAGTCGGTCACCGCCGTCGAGGCCGACCTCGAGGCCGAGGTCCGCGCGTTCGGCTTCGAGGACCCCGACGCCGTCGCGACGCGCGTCGGCGGCGTCGGCCTCGAGCCTCGAGAGCGACCGCTCGCGGGCGGCGACGAGATCGGTCCGGGGAGCGTCGTTCGACTCGAGTCGGCCGTCCGCGTCGACGGCGACCGCTGGCTGCGGATCGCCGACCTCCTCGTGAAGGGCGACGCGGGGGAACGGGCGACCTATCTGGCGGCGCCGTCGCGCTCGCTCGAGCCGCGGGCGCTGCTCGAGGAGTAG